From the genome of Psychroserpens ponticola, one region includes:
- a CDS encoding copper-translocating P-type ATPase, translating into MENHEDHKNHEKKEMDHSKMNHGKEDHSEMDHSKMEDSKSDDHSKMDHSKMDHSDGAIPMGMAGHDHHKMMIADFKKRFWVTLVLTIPILFFSPMIQEFFGYEFLLPGNPYVLFALSTIVYFYGGWPFLKGFVSEIKKGAPGMMTLISMAISVAYFYSSATVFGLQGVDFFWELATLIAIMLIGHWIEMKSVLGASKALQLLVSMMPAEAHRVIGDTIEDIALEDLLKDDVILVKPGEKVPADGIITEGSSYLNESMLTGESKPVKKETKDKVIGGSVNGNSTIKVKVEHTGKDSYLNKVITMVEEAQKTKSKMQNLSDRAAKWLTYIALAIGFGTLAVWLLLGFPFVYALERMVTVMVIACPHALGLAIPLVVAISTAVSAQNGLLIRNRTAFEESRKISTLLFDKTGTLTKGDFGVTRIESVNAAYSSEEILRFSSALEQSSEHPIAVGIIKKVKEDKITIPSPENFNAITGKGVEAKVEGKQVKVVSPGYLRDEKITIPEDAYSDAAETVVFVLIEGELAGYIALADEIRPESEDAIKVFKKNNIKVFMATGDNEKTAKAVSDKLGLDGYYAEVLPHQKVEIVKELQDKGEFVAMTGDGVNDAPALAQANVGVAVGSGSDIAAETADIILVNSNPQDIANLILFGKATYNKMIQNLIWATGYNVVAIPLAAGVLYSSGFVLGPALGAVFMSLSTIIVAINAQLLKRKIGKK; encoded by the coding sequence ATGGAAAATCACGAAGATCACAAAAATCACGAGAAAAAAGAAATGGATCACTCTAAAATGAACCACGGTAAAGAAGACCATTCCGAGATGGACCACTCGAAAATGGAAGATTCTAAATCGGACGACCATAGCAAAATGGACCACAGTAAAATGGATCATAGTGATGGAGCCATTCCTATGGGAATGGCAGGACATGATCATCATAAAATGATGATTGCTGACTTTAAAAAACGATTTTGGGTAACGTTAGTCCTTACTATACCCATACTGTTCTTCTCGCCAATGATTCAGGAATTCTTCGGGTATGAGTTTTTACTTCCAGGAAATCCTTATGTCCTTTTTGCGCTTTCTACCATTGTGTACTTCTATGGTGGTTGGCCTTTTCTTAAAGGTTTTGTTTCCGAAATAAAAAAAGGCGCACCTGGAATGATGACTTTAATTTCAATGGCAATAAGTGTCGCTTACTTTTATAGTTCAGCAACTGTTTTTGGTTTGCAAGGCGTTGATTTCTTCTGGGAATTGGCTACACTAATTGCAATTATGCTCATTGGGCATTGGATAGAAATGAAAAGTGTTTTGGGTGCTTCAAAGGCACTACAACTATTGGTAAGTATGATGCCTGCGGAAGCTCATCGTGTTATCGGAGATACTATTGAAGATATTGCGCTTGAAGATTTATTAAAAGATGATGTAATACTAGTAAAACCAGGGGAAAAAGTTCCAGCTGATGGAATTATTACTGAAGGCTCTAGCTATTTGAACGAATCTATGCTTACAGGAGAGTCAAAACCAGTAAAAAAAGAAACAAAAGACAAAGTGATTGGTGGTTCTGTGAATGGTAATAGCACTATAAAAGTTAAGGTAGAACATACAGGCAAAGATAGCTATCTCAATAAGGTAATCACAATGGTTGAAGAAGCTCAAAAAACCAAATCTAAAATGCAAAATCTTTCAGATAGGGCAGCAAAATGGTTGACTTATATAGCTTTAGCCATCGGTTTTGGGACACTTGCAGTTTGGTTGCTTTTGGGCTTTCCATTTGTTTATGCCTTAGAAAGAATGGTAACGGTTATGGTCATTGCTTGTCCGCATGCACTTGGTCTTGCCATTCCATTGGTCGTTGCAATTTCTACCGCAGTGTCTGCGCAAAATGGATTATTAATCCGAAATAGAACGGCCTTTGAAGAATCACGTAAAATATCGACTCTGTTATTTGACAAAACAGGAACATTAACCAAAGGAGATTTTGGTGTAACCCGAATTGAATCTGTAAATGCTGCTTATTCATCTGAAGAAATTTTACGATTTTCAAGTGCATTAGAGCAGAGCTCAGAACATCCTATTGCTGTAGGAATCATTAAAAAAGTTAAGGAAGATAAAATCACAATTCCTAGTCCAGAAAATTTTAATGCTATTACTGGTAAAGGTGTAGAAGCAAAAGTGGAAGGCAAACAAGTAAAAGTAGTAAGCCCAGGTTATTTAAGAGATGAGAAAATAACTATTCCTGAAGATGCCTACAGTGATGCTGCAGAAACTGTTGTATTTGTTTTGATTGAAGGAGAATTAGCAGGATATATTGCGCTTGCAGATGAAATTAGACCAGAATCCGAAGATGCTATAAAAGTATTTAAAAAGAATAATATTAAAGTTTTTATGGCAACTGGTGATAATGAAAAAACGGCCAAAGCTGTTAGTGACAAACTTGGATTGGATGGCTATTATGCCGAAGTGCTACCACACCAAAAAGTAGAAATTGTAAAAGAATTACAGGATAAAGGAGAATTTGTTGCGATGACTGGTGATGGTGTAAATGATGCTCCTGCATTAGCACAAGCCAATGTTGGAGTTGCTGTAGGTTCAGGTTCCGATATTGCAGCCGAAACTGCAGATATTATTTTAGTAAACAGCAACCCACAGGATATAGCCAACTTAATTTTATTTGGTAAGGCTACCTATAACAAGATGATTCAAAATCTAATTTGGGCTACAGGTTATAACGTCGTGGCTATTCCATTAGCCGCTGGGGTTTTATATTCTTCAGGCTTTGTTTTAGGACCTGCATTGGGAGCAGTATTTATGAGTTTAAGTACCATTATTGTAGCAATTAATGCGCAACTATTAAAAAGAAAAATCGGTAAAAAATAA
- a CDS encoding MFS transporter — MNRNEKLNRIFLILLSLFVVMLGYGILLPTLPYYTERLALKDNLDADLVNFHIGLLTSIYPLFQLLFVVIWGKLSDRYGRKPIIIIGLIGFVIMQLLTGLATSLTMLYVARIFGGIFTSSVIPVSNAYLSDITSAKRRTKIMSWSGVAISSGVIFGPVIGGFLSQVPLHLEYSIGTLHLNRFSVPFLFAALIGLIVLLIISKWLKNTARVNKFTRGKMSIRFSFSKYFIVILIISFVMQFVVTLFETVFSIYGKDELAFNSNQVGIGFMLCGSVMAILQPVFASYGEKILSAKKQIALGLFISGISLIAFPFFKNEFFIYGLIIVFAAGGAMVTPNLLSAVSLISQENTGRNISIQSSTNSIGQILGPVLGTWLVAGGFYYPFIIAGSVVLVTVGFVLPSMKLNNKT; from the coding sequence ATGAATAGAAATGAAAAGCTCAACAGGATATTTTTAATCTTGTTGAGTTTATTTGTAGTAATGTTAGGGTATGGTATTTTATTACCAACGCTTCCCTACTATACAGAGAGACTAGCGCTAAAAGATAATTTAGATGCTGATTTAGTCAATTTTCACATAGGATTACTCACCAGTATTTATCCTCTATTTCAACTACTTTTCGTTGTGATTTGGGGCAAACTTTCAGACAGATATGGACGTAAACCCATCATTATTATTGGTTTGATTGGTTTTGTAATAATGCAATTACTTACAGGTCTTGCCACATCATTAACAATGCTTTATGTAGCACGCATTTTTGGAGGTATATTCACTTCTTCAGTTATTCCTGTTAGTAATGCATATTTAAGTGATATTACGTCCGCGAAACGGAGAACAAAAATAATGTCTTGGTCTGGAGTTGCGATTAGTTCGGGCGTTATATTTGGTCCTGTTATAGGAGGATTCCTATCTCAAGTACCTTTGCATTTAGAATATTCTATTGGAACACTGCACTTAAATCGATTTTCAGTACCATTTCTTTTTGCCGCACTAATTGGGTTAATAGTCTTACTTATTATATCAAAATGGTTAAAAAATACAGCACGAGTAAATAAGTTTACTAGGGGAAAAATGAGCATTCGATTTTCATTCAGTAAGTACTTCATCGTTATTTTAATAATATCTTTTGTGATGCAATTCGTCGTCACATTATTTGAAACTGTGTTTTCTATTTATGGAAAAGACGAATTGGCATTTAATAGTAACCAAGTAGGTATCGGCTTTATGCTTTGTGGTTCAGTAATGGCAATTTTACAACCTGTATTTGCCAGTTATGGTGAAAAGATTTTATCGGCTAAAAAACAAATTGCTTTGGGATTATTCATTTCAGGAATTTCACTAATCGCTTTTCCTTTTTTTAAAAATGAATTCTTCATATACGGGCTAATTATTGTCTTTGCCGCGGGTGGTGCTATGGTAACACCAAACTTGCTCTCTGCAGTCTCATTAATATCACAGGAGAATACTGGCAGAAATATTTCCATACAAAGTTCGACCAATAGTATCGGTCAGATTTTAGGTCCCGTTTTAGGAACGTGGTTAGTTGCTGGTGGTTTTTATTACCCTTTTATTATCGCTGGGTCGGTTGTTTTAGTTACTGTAGGATTTGTTTTACCTTCAATGAAATTGAATAATAAAACGTAG
- a CDS encoding phospholipase D-like domain-containing protein: protein MIHKSTIDRKEKKQFHDSTDDNGYIQLLHSGEEYFLRLKKIIQNAQKEIHLQTYIFEDDETGNDIADCLKEAAQRNVKVYVLLDAYGSASLSDSFVQDLQQHGILIRFFSPLFSLNNFYIGRRMHHKVVVADGSMALIGGINIGNKYHGNANTEPWLDYAVQLYCPAAEDLQKLCHDYFFKKGSSKKILPVLHSAGDARIGVLQNDWLQGKTEVCDAYTRAISNAEKEIVIVASYFLPGSKLTKALKKACTKGIKTKVILAGISDVPLVRRATEHLYTSLLSHNIKIYEWNKSVVHGKAAMVDNKWSIVGSFNLNSLSCYGSIEMNVEIESVEFAKNLNLDFEKVISECSQITLETLRERSGMFKNLANWVSYQIVRTSMLFLTFLPHLRFLKNYRF from the coding sequence ATGATTCATAAATCAACAATTGACAGAAAAGAAAAAAAGCAATTTCACGATAGCACTGATGATAATGGATATATCCAATTGCTGCATTCTGGCGAAGAGTATTTTCTTCGACTAAAAAAAATAATTCAGAATGCACAAAAAGAAATACATCTACAAACCTATATTTTTGAGGACGACGAAACAGGAAACGATATAGCAGATTGCCTGAAAGAAGCTGCCCAACGAAATGTAAAAGTGTATGTTTTATTGGATGCCTATGGCAGCGCCTCACTTTCCGATAGTTTTGTTCAGGATTTACAGCAACACGGTATTTTGATTCGTTTCTTTTCCCCTTTATTTTCCCTAAATAATTTTTATATAGGTCGACGTATGCATCATAAAGTTGTTGTAGCTGATGGAAGTATGGCATTGATTGGTGGTATTAATATTGGTAATAAATATCATGGAAACGCGAATACCGAACCCTGGCTTGATTACGCGGTACAATTATATTGTCCTGCTGCAGAAGATTTACAAAAACTATGTCACGATTATTTCTTCAAAAAAGGAAGTTCTAAGAAAATACTACCCGTTTTACATTCTGCTGGTGATGCTCGTATTGGAGTTTTACAAAATGATTGGCTGCAAGGAAAAACAGAAGTTTGTGATGCCTACACAAGAGCTATTAGTAATGCCGAAAAGGAAATAGTAATTGTAGCCTCATATTTCTTACCAGGAAGTAAATTGACAAAGGCATTGAAAAAAGCTTGCACCAAAGGAATAAAAACAAAAGTAATCTTAGCAGGTATCAGCGACGTACCATTAGTGCGCAGAGCTACAGAACATTTGTATACATCTTTACTTAGTCACAATATAAAGATATATGAGTGGAACAAATCTGTAGTACATGGCAAAGCAGCTATGGTAGATAACAAATGGTCTATTGTAGGCTCGTTTAATCTGAACAGTCTTAGCTGTTATGGAAGCATTGAGATGAATGTAGAAATTGAATCCGTCGAATTTGCTAAAAACCTTAACTTAGACTTTGAAAAGGTTATAAGCGAGTGTAGTCAAATTACATTGGAGACTCTTAGAGAAAGATCAGGGATGTTTAAAAATTTGGCCAATTGGGTTTCTTATCAAATAGTACGTACATCTATGCTTTTTCTCACCTTTCTTCCACATTTAAGATTTTTAAAAAACTACAGATTTTAA
- a CDS encoding DUF6527 family protein, which yields MEKIKLLKVHFLPKELKDGFLYVSEEFGIAGHLCPCGCKNKIITPLDPSEWSFEETNNKPTLYPSIGNWQLPCRSHYWITDGIIEWSYDWSEEEIIAGREAEERKRTEYFKGFESKQTKKSIFRRILDWFSNL from the coding sequence ATGGAAAAAATTAAGTTATTAAAAGTACATTTTTTACCCAAAGAGCTAAAAGATGGTTTTTTATATGTTTCGGAAGAATTTGGTATTGCTGGTCATTTATGCCCATGTGGATGCAAAAATAAAATAATTACACCATTAGATCCTTCTGAATGGTCATTTGAAGAAACAAATAACAAACCAACTTTATATCCATCAATAGGTAATTGGCAACTTCCTTGTAGGTCACATTACTGGATAACAGATGGTATTATTGAATGGTCATATGATTGGAGTGAAGAGGAAATCATAGCTGGTCGAGAAGCTGAAGAACGAAAAAGAACTGAATACTTTAAAGGTTTTGAATCCAAACAGACTAAAAAATCAATTTTTAGAAGAATTTTAGATTGGTTTTCAAACTTGTAA
- a CDS encoding ThiF family adenylyltransferase, whose product MLSTLLDYNKDLELLIKKGYALSIDSNYLVVRDIPYIDDKGQLQIGAIVSVLVFVNQRQIKMQDHQIFFCGSHPHELGGTPIRNLGGGGTKLNLISDDLVVQRSFSNKPRGGFKNWFDKIESYVEIISGPAIAKFEANPFTFRVVDESSNSVFKYRDTLTSRAEIGDLNNKFELDTIAVIGLGGTGSYLLDFLVKTPVKEIKGFDLKRFHVHNAFRSPGKLEEEELGKLKSEVYKKRYENFRSEVNIYSKYIDSDSIKDLEGVTFAFVCVDKGDSRSEIFELLIKMEIPFIDVGMGLDREMGSISGTLRVSSFSKESARSLMQKKLAPLTDIPDDVYKNNIQISELNALNACLAIIKYKQLRGFYADDNSYYHMLFNIDELNCLGENGKN is encoded by the coding sequence ATGTTAAGTACTTTACTAGATTATAATAAAGACCTCGAGCTACTAATTAAAAAAGGATATGCATTATCAATTGATAGTAATTATTTAGTGGTTCGAGATATCCCATATATTGATGATAAAGGACAGTTACAAATAGGAGCAATCGTTTCTGTTTTAGTTTTTGTTAATCAACGTCAGATTAAAATGCAAGATCATCAAATATTTTTTTGTGGAAGTCATCCACACGAACTTGGTGGGACACCAATAAGAAACCTGGGTGGAGGTGGAACCAAATTAAACTTAATTTCTGATGATTTAGTTGTACAACGTTCATTTTCAAATAAACCTAGAGGAGGATTTAAAAATTGGTTTGATAAAATTGAAAGTTACGTTGAAATAATTTCTGGCCCTGCAATCGCAAAATTTGAAGCTAATCCTTTTACATTTAGAGTTGTAGATGAATCTAGTAATTCTGTATTTAAATATAGAGATACTCTAACTAGTAGAGCTGAAATAGGCGATTTAAATAATAAATTCGAATTAGATACTATTGCAGTTATTGGGTTAGGTGGTACAGGTTCATACTTGCTAGATTTTCTTGTTAAAACTCCTGTAAAAGAAATTAAAGGTTTTGATTTAAAGCGTTTTCATGTTCATAATGCTTTTCGTTCTCCAGGGAAATTAGAAGAAGAGGAGCTTGGAAAACTAAAATCAGAAGTTTATAAAAAACGTTATGAAAATTTTCGTTCAGAAGTAAATATTTATTCAAAATATATAGATAGTGATTCAATAAAAGATTTGGAAGGTGTAACGTTTGCTTTTGTTTGTGTAGATAAAGGAGATTCAAGGTCTGAAATTTTTGAGTTATTAATTAAAATGGAAATTCCATTTATAGATGTAGGAATGGGACTTGATAGAGAAATGGGTTCAATTAGTGGTACATTAAGAGTAAGTAGTTTTTCCAAAGAATCTGCTCGAAGCTTAATGCAAAAAAAATTGGCTCCGTTGACAGATATACCTGATGACGTATATAAAAATAATATTCAAATATCAGAACTTAATGCTTTAAACGCATGTTTAGCAATTATAAAATATAAACAATTAAGAGGGTTTTATGCCGACGATAATTCTTATTATCACATGCTATTCAATATAGATGAACTAAACTGTTTAGGAGAAAATGGAAAAAATTAA
- a CDS encoding multiubiquitin domain-containing protein: MEKYKLNGKKYQSENSKINGIKILENAGLIPVEEYELLLKINQKGFEPVQLDEVIDLKSPGIEGFVAKPYKVLDIYVDDIKIEVDECFKTPDEILTMAGKNPEKYFLKQLKGEIEIGYKNDRDHKVAIKNEAKFISCELDDKNITIIVNGTPHEVQKGNISYTAVVTLAFPDFPQHPERTYSVTYKRGHGNKPEGILSPGGVVKVKDGMSFKVKHTGQS; the protein is encoded by the coding sequence ATGGAAAAGTACAAATTAAATGGTAAAAAATACCAAAGTGAAAACTCTAAAATTAACGGTATAAAAATTTTAGAAAATGCAGGTTTAATTCCTGTTGAAGAATACGAGTTACTCTTAAAAATTAATCAAAAAGGTTTCGAACCTGTTCAACTTGATGAAGTTATAGACTTAAAGAGTCCTGGTATTGAAGGATTCGTAGCTAAACCTTATAAAGTATTAGATATTTATGTTGACGATATTAAAATAGAAGTTGATGAATGTTTTAAGACACCTGATGAAATTCTAACTATGGCAGGTAAAAATCCTGAAAAGTATTTTCTTAAACAACTTAAAGGGGAAATTGAAATAGGATATAAGAATGATAGAGATCATAAAGTTGCTATTAAGAATGAAGCAAAATTTATAAGTTGTGAATTAGACGACAAAAATATTACCATTATAGTTAATGGAACACCACATGAAGTTCAAAAAGGTAATATTTCATACACAGCGGTAGTAACATTAGCATTCCCAGATTTCCCACAACATCCCGAAAGAACTTATTCAGTAACTTATAAAAGAGGACATGGAAATAAACCAGAAGGTATTTTATCACCTGGAGGAGTTGTTAAAGTAAAAGATGGAATGAGTTTTAAAGTAAAACATACTGGACAATCATAA
- a CDS encoding helix-turn-helix domain-containing protein, whose translation MNSELNTSLLAGMLKAKRGSTGLRNTAAQIGDISSATLSRIEQGKLPDVETFIKICKWLEVTTETFIISNTKTKNVSSKDKILAHLRADRELDPETMKMLTQVIDLAYNRI comes from the coding sequence ATGAATTCTGAACTTAATACAAGTCTTTTAGCTGGCATGCTTAAAGCAAAAAGAGGTAGTACTGGATTAAGAAATACAGCTGCCCAAATTGGAGATATTAGCTCCGCTACACTTTCAAGAATAGAACAAGGTAAACTTCCAGACGTAGAAACATTTATTAAAATTTGTAAGTGGTTAGAAGTAACTACAGAAACATTTATTATTTCAAATACAAAAACTAAAAATGTTTCTTCAAAAGATAAAATTCTTGCACATCTACGAGCAGATAGGGAACTTGACCCTGAAACAATGAAAATGCTAACGCAAGTAATAGACTTGGCTTATAATAGAATATAA
- a CDS encoding ImmA/IrrE family metallo-endopeptidase has product MSKKSYLKRGFKAEAERISNNFRKDIGLDIHDHLCAFKLANFLNIEVISPEILGIDDKGLDVLMGNTKKSSGWSALTMTNSSDKKIIIHNTRASDARQQSDLMHELAHIICKHEIIVPDGIVLPSYMRYYDKSQEAQAEYLGAALQLPRECLVWALTTGNMSKREISTNYSASLQMVNFRINATGISKQVKYIRT; this is encoded by the coding sequence TTGAGTAAAAAAAGCTACTTAAAAAGGGGCTTCAAAGCCGAGGCAGAAAGAATTTCCAATAATTTTAGAAAAGACATTGGATTAGATATACATGATCATTTGTGTGCTTTTAAGTTGGCTAATTTTTTAAACATTGAAGTAATTTCTCCTGAAATTCTTGGTATTGATGATAAAGGATTAGATGTATTAATGGGTAATACAAAGAAAAGTTCTGGATGGTCAGCCTTAACAATGACAAATTCTAGTGATAAAAAGATCATCATACATAATACAAGAGCAAGTGATGCAAGACAACAAAGTGATTTAATGCATGAGTTAGCACATATAATATGTAAGCATGAAATTATTGTTCCTGATGGGATAGTCTTACCTAGTTATATGAGGTATTATGATAAATCACAAGAAGCTCAAGCTGAATACCTTGGAGCTGCTTTACAATTACCTAGAGAATGTTTGGTTTGGGCTTTAACTACTGGTAATATGTCTAAAAGAGAAATATCCACAAATTACTCTGCTAGTTTGCAAATGGTTAATTTTAGAATTAATGCAACTGGGATTAGTAAACAAGTAAAATATATTAGGACTTAA
- a CDS encoding reverse transcriptase domain-containing protein produces MTLLEELSNKDFLFEAWNQLKKENEESHGLSGPTIKEFQENLTTNIFNIRHFLKKGNYRFSQNRAAVIKKENGKYRPLQIPEIRDRVVLKALAILLEENLKELLKDSEGISYAYQKGKGVKQAVLQMKSIFDQGKQIVLKADIVNFFEEVDKDSLLKSKIFPNLKDKTINFLIVNALNQKLGGLKRLGKKHKELFKNAGKGIPQGNPLSPLLSNVYLAEFDRHMKNENHPMVRYADDFIVLFDDVENAKDGYNLISEYLTNELGLKIHVLDEKDMGKTTIVNPFNQTLSFLSIRFDGKKLLPPRNSIPYLKSKIAKEVKQGELNEDTFNSVYTIITNWIALYSYLEIDIYFDAIDNYFITTLKKKFGHENIKITTCEKLKARYFKERNKKNKAPFWKKILPSFSKSKSI; encoded by the coding sequence TTGACACTACTAGAGGAATTATCAAATAAAGATTTCTTATTTGAGGCATGGAACCAATTAAAAAAAGAAAATGAAGAATCTCATGGGTTGTCAGGACCTACTATAAAAGAGTTTCAAGAAAACCTTACTACTAATATTTTTAACATTAGACACTTTCTAAAAAAAGGAAATTATAGATTTTCCCAAAATAGAGCTGCTGTTATAAAAAAAGAAAACGGAAAGTATAGACCATTACAAATACCAGAAATTCGAGATAGAGTTGTTCTTAAAGCACTTGCTATTCTTCTTGAAGAAAACCTCAAAGAATTACTTAAAGACAGTGAAGGCATAAGTTATGCTTATCAAAAAGGCAAAGGTGTAAAACAAGCTGTGCTTCAAATGAAAAGCATTTTTGATCAAGGAAAACAAATAGTACTTAAAGCTGATATTGTTAATTTTTTTGAAGAAGTTGATAAAGATTCACTTTTAAAGAGTAAAATATTTCCAAACCTTAAAGATAAAACAATAAATTTTTTAATAGTAAATGCTCTTAATCAAAAACTTGGAGGATTAAAGCGCTTGGGTAAGAAACATAAAGAATTGTTTAAAAATGCTGGAAAAGGTATTCCTCAAGGTAATCCACTTTCTCCATTGCTCTCAAATGTTTATTTGGCAGAGTTTGATCGTCATATGAAAAATGAAAACCATCCAATGGTACGATATGCAGATGATTTTATTGTTTTATTTGATGATGTCGAAAATGCTAAAGATGGATATAATCTTATTTCAGAATACTTAACTAATGAACTTGGATTAAAAATTCATGTGTTAGACGAGAAAGATATGGGGAAAACTACAATTGTAAATCCATTTAATCAAACTCTATCTTTTCTCTCAATTCGTTTTGATGGCAAAAAATTATTACCTCCACGAAATTCTATTCCATATCTAAAAAGCAAAATCGCGAAAGAAGTTAAGCAAGGAGAACTTAATGAAGATACTTTTAATTCAGTTTATACAATTATTACAAATTGGATTGCTTTATACTCGTATTTGGAAATAGATATCTATTTTGATGCGATTGATAATTATTTTATAACAACATTGAAGAAAAAATTTGGTCACGAAAATATTAAAATCACTACTTGTGAAAAATTAAAAGCTAGATATTTTAAGGAACGAAATAAAAAAAACAAAGCACCATTTTGGAAAAAAATATTGCCTTCTTTCTCAAAATCAAAAAGTATATAA
- a CDS encoding calcium-binding EGF-like domain-containing protein yields the protein MRNQIIKLIFLSILTTTYFGCSSDSNSDDCETITCLNGGTFVDCECECPLGYTGNNCSTQVRPSKVIITKAIVKVFPNTDNGEFWDLSIPDAEDALPDIYITLQDSNLITIYDSPTFYENVISGEGTFFEFTLTPPVELTVYDNPFLVNIWDYDTTGEDDFMTSFGFFAYTSNNNFPDIITVVSQSDEILVDLEVTYEW from the coding sequence ATGAGAAACCAAATTATCAAATTGATATTCTTATCAATTTTAACTACAACCTACTTTGGTTGTTCTTCTGATTCAAACTCAGATGATTGTGAAACTATTACCTGTCTAAATGGAGGTACATTTGTGGATTGTGAATGTGAATGTCCACTGGGTTACACAGGAAACAATTGTTCTACCCAAGTAAGACCAAGTAAAGTAATCATTACTAAAGCCATAGTTAAGGTATTTCCAAATACCGACAATGGAGAATTTTGGGATCTATCAATTCCAGATGCTGAAGATGCTTTACCTGATATTTACATCACTCTTCAAGACTCTAATTTGATTACAATCTATGATAGTCCTACATTTTATGAGAATGTGATTTCTGGTGAAGGCACTTTTTTTGAGTTTACGTTGACACCTCCAGTTGAACTTACTGTTTATGACAATCCTTTTCTAGTAAATATTTGGGATTATGACACTACTGGTGAAGATGATTTTATGACAAGCTTTGGATTTTTTGCTTATACATCAAATAACAATTTTCCTGATATAATTACTGTGGTCAGTCAATCAGATGAGATATTGGTTGACTTGGAGGTAACGTACGAGTGGTAA